In the genome of Gloeotrichia echinulata CP02, one region contains:
- a CDS encoding glycerophosphodiester phosphodiesterase, with the protein MPSTNPIIIAHRGASGYRPEHTIAAYELAIALGADYIEPDLVSTKDGVLIARHENEISQTTDIANHPEFAHRQTTKIIDGESKTGWFTEDFTLAELKTLKAKERIPQLRPQNTVYDGLLEIPTLQEIIDLAKSKGTEIGRIIGIYPETKHPTYFKSIGLSLEEPLLANLQANGYQGANAPVFIQSFEVSNLKDLSTKTDLPLVQLLNDSGKPYDFVVSGDDRTYADLVTASGLAEIAQYAQAIGVNKNLIVPRDSAGKLLSPTSLVNDAHTVSLLVHVWTFRNEDLFLPWDFLGNPQGEYELFFSLGIDGVFSDFPDMS; encoded by the coding sequence TTGCCTAGCACAAATCCAATTATCATCGCACATCGCGGTGCTAGTGGCTACCGTCCTGAACATACAATAGCCGCCTATGAATTAGCGATCGCATTGGGGGCTGATTATATTGAACCAGATTTGGTTTCTACTAAAGATGGTGTTTTAATAGCTCGTCATGAAAATGAAATTTCCCAAACCACCGATATTGCTAATCATCCAGAATTTGCTCACCGTCAAACGACAAAGATAATTGATGGTGAATCCAAAACAGGCTGGTTTACTGAAGACTTTACTCTCGCAGAACTGAAAACACTCAAAGCCAAAGAAAGAATTCCTCAATTGCGTCCACAAAATACCGTCTATGATGGATTATTGGAAATACCGACACTGCAAGAAATCATCGATTTAGCTAAAAGCAAAGGTACAGAAATTGGTCGCATAATTGGTATCTATCCAGAAACAAAGCACCCAACTTACTTTAAATCTATAGGTTTATCACTGGAAGAACCTTTGTTAGCAAATTTGCAAGCAAACGGTTATCAGGGGGCTAATGCACCTGTATTCATCCAGTCTTTTGAAGTGAGTAATCTTAAAGATTTATCGACAAAAACAGATTTACCTTTGGTACAATTGCTCAATGACAGCGGGAAACCTTATGATTTTGTCGTCAGTGGCGATGACCGTACCTATGCAGACTTGGTGACTGCATCCGGGTTGGCGGAAATTGCTCAATATGCACAGGCGATTGGGGTCAATAAAAACCTTATCGTTCCCAGAGATAGCGCTGGTAAGTTGCTGTCGCCGACATCTTTAGTTAACGATGCTCATACAGTTTCTTTGTTGGTTCATGTCTGGACTTTCCGCAATGAAGATTTATTTTTACCTTGGGATTTTTTAGGAAATCCTCAAGGCGAATATGAATTATTTTTCAGTTTAGGAATTGATGGCGTATTTAGTGACTTTCCAGATATGAGCTAG